A genomic stretch from Halalkalibacillus sediminis includes:
- a CDS encoding aldehyde dehydrogenase family protein, with amino-acid sequence MQTQVRNEKMLLAGEWVYTDKTFGVYDPQNNHLIARVPLSTTRDMLQAIEEAEQAFQTNKGWPTHERIKVLYGVVDYMEKHKELFARTIATEGSKTITEARGEVKRAMQTITISAEEARRLKGETINFDQNEGSENKIGYYYRFPIGVVGAITPFNDPLNLVAHKVGPAIAAGNAIVVKPASVTPLSALLLADAFSAAGLPKGMLSVITGSGRELGETMVTHPSIKMVSFTGGLNAGEKVAEQAGVKQVGMELGSNSPTIVMKDCDLKDAIESSVSGSFGAAGQNCIGVQRIYVEKEVYDDFVEAFVSHTNRLNVGNKLDDNTDMGPMIEEKEAIRVENWVDEAVEAGAKALTGGKRDGAFYHPTVLVDVPDGVTLAKEEIFGPVVLIYPVNSLEEAVQRSNDVDYGLHAGIFTKNLDHAFYAIEHLECGGVMVNDTSDYRIDEMPFGGVKNSGLGREGVRFSVEAMTEPKVVAIKL; translated from the coding sequence ATGCAAACTCAAGTACGAAATGAAAAAATGCTACTTGCAGGTGAATGGGTCTACACAGATAAGACATTTGGTGTATATGACCCTCAAAATAATCATTTGATTGCTCGTGTACCACTATCGACTACCCGTGATATGTTACAGGCGATTGAAGAAGCCGAGCAGGCTTTCCAAACTAATAAAGGGTGGCCGACACACGAACGTATCAAAGTTTTATATGGTGTCGTTGATTATATGGAGAAGCATAAAGAACTATTTGCTCGAACAATCGCTACCGAAGGGAGTAAAACGATTACAGAGGCACGAGGTGAAGTCAAACGTGCCATGCAGACAATCACGATCAGTGCCGAAGAAGCTAGACGGCTGAAAGGTGAAACCATAAATTTCGACCAAAACGAAGGCAGTGAAAATAAAATCGGTTATTATTACCGTTTTCCAATCGGTGTTGTCGGGGCCATTACACCATTCAATGACCCACTGAATTTGGTTGCTCACAAAGTTGGCCCAGCGATTGCAGCTGGAAATGCAATTGTTGTCAAACCAGCATCCGTTACTCCATTAAGCGCGCTTTTACTCGCTGATGCTTTTTCAGCTGCTGGCCTTCCAAAAGGGATGTTAAGTGTCATAACTGGTTCTGGTCGAGAGCTAGGAGAAACAATGGTCACTCATCCTTCGATTAAAATGGTTTCCTTTACCGGCGGACTAAATGCAGGAGAAAAGGTTGCTGAGCAAGCGGGTGTAAAACAAGTGGGAATGGAGTTAGGTTCAAATTCTCCGACAATCGTCATGAAAGATTGTGATCTGAAAGATGCGATCGAGTCTTCTGTGTCTGGGTCATTCGGAGCAGCAGGTCAAAACTGTATAGGCGTTCAGAGAATCTATGTTGAAAAGGAAGTCTACGACGACTTCGTTGAGGCTTTTGTTAGTCATACGAATCGATTGAACGTCGGAAATAAATTAGACGACAATACCGATATGGGACCTATGATTGAAGAAAAAGAGGCAATACGTGTAGAGAATTGGGTTGATGAAGCAGTTGAAGCGGGTGCTAAAGCCTTGACTGGTGGCAAAAGGGATGGAGCTTTTTATCATCCAACTGTACTAGTAGATGTGCCTGATGGTGTCACACTAGCTAAAGAAGAAATATTCGGTCCGGTCGTGCTCATTTACCCAGTAAACTCTTTAGAAGAAGCGGTCCAACGATCGAATGATGTGGACTACGGACTCCATGCAGGTATTTTTACAAAAAATCTTGACCACGCTTTTTATGCCATAGAACATTTAGAGTGCGGCGGAGTCATGGTTAATGACACAAGTGATTACCGAATTGATGAGATGCCATTTGGTGGAGTGAAAAATTCTGGGCTAGGGAGAGAAGGTGTCCGTTTTTCAGTTGAAGCAATGACCGAACCGAAAGTGGTTGCAATCAAATTATAG
- a CDS encoding Gfo/Idh/MocA family protein produces MEKIYRIGIIGLGVVGERLLKQFQEHPRMKVVAYCEPNAERMDEIINTYGQATKYADFQKLNRDPEVDVVYVAVPPKFHHEITLDAIENGKHILCEKPLANSEEEAKEMYEKAEAANIVNAINFPLPYQPQLSQMRKVIDQGELGEIQRVEFQMYFPRWPRAWQQNNWIASREQGGFIREIAPHYLHFVSRLLGMPDHVQSFVDYPSDSTLCENGFISKMKVNGIPFLINGLSNVGQKEHLSLKVFGDKSVLELRNWRELFIETEEGDQRQIEVDVEHPNSLIQELELALAQKEHQLVTFKEGYFIQQLLEKILKG; encoded by the coding sequence ATGGAGAAAATATATCGAATAGGAATCATAGGCTTAGGGGTAGTAGGGGAACGATTGTTGAAACAGTTTCAGGAACACCCTCGAATGAAAGTAGTTGCCTACTGTGAACCGAATGCAGAAAGAATGGACGAAATTATAAATACATATGGACAGGCAACTAAATATGCCGACTTCCAAAAGCTAAATAGAGATCCTGAGGTAGATGTAGTTTATGTTGCGGTGCCGCCAAAGTTTCATCATGAAATTACGCTGGATGCCATTGAGAACGGTAAACATATTTTATGTGAAAAACCTCTTGCAAACAGTGAAGAAGAAGCAAAAGAAATGTATGAAAAAGCTGAAGCAGCTAACATTGTAAATGCAATTAACTTTCCGTTGCCTTACCAGCCTCAGTTGTCTCAAATGCGGAAGGTCATAGATCAGGGAGAACTGGGAGAAATACAACGTGTGGAGTTTCAGATGTATTTCCCAAGATGGCCTAGAGCTTGGCAACAAAATAACTGGATAGCTTCAAGGGAGCAAGGTGGTTTCATCCGAGAAATAGCTCCACATTATCTGCATTTCGTTTCTAGATTATTGGGTATGCCCGATCATGTTCAGTCATTTGTAGATTACCCTTCTGATTCAACATTATGTGAAAATGGATTTATCTCCAAAATGAAAGTCAATGGTATTCCTTTCCTCATAAATGGGCTCAGTAATGTCGGACAAAAAGAACACCTTTCATTGAAAGTTTTCGGAGATAAAAGTGTTCTTGAGCTTCGCAATTGGCGAGAGCTTTTTATAGAAACTGAAGAAGGTGATCAACGTCAGATTGAAGTGGATGTGGAACACCCAAATAGTCTGATACAAGAATTAGAACTTGCATTAGCTCAAAAAGAACATCAATTAGTCACTTTCAAAGAAGGTTATTTCATTCAACAATTATTGGAAAAAATATTAAAAGGATAG
- a CDS encoding CAP domain-containing protein, giving the protein MKKFILVCMMLLLSAVMITACNTDNEGMNDGVNQVGFNTEDQGNQGDQRRDFGDFPYKPGEGDGGNIFQNGERGFGFNGDEFDLNDDNQPENDEDTDQQEDTAERSNENVEQASGVIQEVIRLTNVERQKNGLSEVEMDQQLTDVAQRKSVDMADNNYFSHQSPTYGSPFDMLDQFGVDYTVASENIAAGQRTAQAVVRGWMNSEGHRKNILNDSVTHIGVGYEQGGSMGTYWTQMFIAK; this is encoded by the coding sequence ATGAAAAAATTTATTCTCGTATGTATGATGCTTCTATTATCAGCAGTAATGATTACTGCATGTAATACAGATAATGAAGGTATGAACGACGGGGTTAACCAGGTTGGATTCAATACTGAAGATCAAGGGAACCAAGGAGACCAGCGTCGTGATTTCGGAGACTTTCCTTATAAACCAGGCGAAGGCGACGGTGGAAACATCTTTCAAAATGGCGAAAGAGGCTTCGGATTTAATGGAGACGAATTTGATTTAAATGATGACAATCAGCCAGAGAATGATGAAGATACCGATCAGCAAGAGGATACTGCTGAACGTTCGAATGAAAATGTAGAACAGGCAAGTGGAGTCATACAAGAAGTTATTCGTTTGACGAACGTTGAAAGGCAGAAAAACGGTTTGTCTGAAGTTGAAATGGATCAACAACTGACCGACGTTGCTCAGAGAAAATCAGTTGATATGGCTGACAATAACTATTTTAGCCACCAGTCACCGACTTACGGCTCACCTTTTGATATGCTGGATCAATTCGGCGTAGATTATACAGTTGCTTCGGAAAATATCGCAGCAGGTCAACGAACTGCACAAGCTGTCGTTCGTGGATGGATGAATAGTGAAGGTCACCGGAAGAATATTTTAAATGATTCAGTGACACATATAGGTGTGGGATATGAACAAGGAGGAAGCATGGGTACCTATTGGACCCAGATGTTCATAGCGAAATA